From a single Lolium rigidum isolate FL_2022 chromosome 7, APGP_CSIRO_Lrig_0.1, whole genome shotgun sequence genomic region:
- the LOC124675394 gene encoding uncharacterized protein LOC124675394, whose amino-acid sequence MDTTEPKRPRHAPAPAPRTIADMAPEILLRLPPDDPAYLARAALVCKPWRRLLTSKAFLGRYRAFHRTPPMLGFVLNLKEHSGGMTRFFPTSTFRPAAPDHPGTSVLDARHGRVLLKTAMDELLVVWDPVTGEEWKVPEVPVFALGFNAAVVCAAAGCDHLDCHGGPFRVAFVGSDDHGITFACTYSSEAGAWSQRIVIQEPAFVNARPSVLVGNTVYFTCDPHINFKIIGYNIVAQELTVIWPPSQHEYYSCTVIVKAEDGTLGFAGVRTEIWGGQLGCARLYLWSMKTNPDGGMEWVQRRVIQNKTMLRTRGLSNPPEVVGFADGPGLIFVRAGNTVFSMELKSGHVRKVYICRSRNYEVIVVPYMSFYTPGHAMGRLPSP is encoded by the exons ATGGACACGACCGAGCCCAAGCGGCCTCGACACGCGCCGGCCCCGGCGCCACGGACAATCGCCGACATGGCCccggagatcctcctccgcctcccgccagACGACCCCGCGTACCTCGCTCGCGCCGCCCTCGTCTGCAAACCATGGCGTCGCCTCCTCACCAGCAAGGCCTTCCTCGGCAGGTACCGCGCGTTCCATCGAACACCTCCCATGCTCGGCTTCGTCCTCAACCTGAAGGAGCACTCCGGCGGCATGACCCGCTTCTTCCCGACATCCACCTTCCGCCCCGCCGCCCCCGACCACCCCGGCACGAGCGTGCTCGACGCCCGCCATGGCCGCGTGCTCCTTAAAACCGCTATGGACGAGCTCCTCGTCGTCTGGGACCCTGTCACGGGCGAAGAGTGGAAGGTCCCCGAGGTGCCGGTCTTCGCGCTCGGCTTCAACGCGGCGGTGGTCTGCGCCGCTGCCGGCTGCGACCACCTCGACTGCCATGGCGGCCCCTTCCGTGTCGCCTTCGTGGGCTCTGACGACCACGGTATCACGTTCGCGTGCACCTACTCCTCCGAGGCCGGTGCGTGGAGCCAGCGAATTGTGATTCAGGAGCCGGCGTTCGTCAACGCTCGGCCTAGCGTTCTTGTGGGGAACACAGTCTACTTCACCTGCGATCCGCACATCAACTTCAAGATCATCGGGTACAACATTGTCGCGCAGGAACTCACGGTGATCTGGCCACCGTCCCAGCACGAGTACTACTCTTGCACTGTCATCGTGAAAGCTGAGGATGGCACACTGGGATTCGCCGGCGTGCGGACGGAGATCTGGGGTGGCCAGCTGGGGTGCGCCAGGCTATACCTGTGGTCGATGAAGACCAATCCAGACGGAGGTATGGAATGGGTGCAGCGCAGAGTTATACAGAACAAAACGATGCTCCGCACTCGCGGCCTCTCGAATCCACCTGAGGTCGTTGGCTTCGCCGATGGCCCCGGTCTCATTTTCGTGAGGGCAGGTAACACAGTGTTCTCCATGGAGCTCAAGTCAGGCCATGTCCGTAAGGTATACATCTGCAGGTCAAGAAACTATGAAGTCATTGTAGTTCCCTACATGAGCTTCTACACTCCAG GTCATGCTATGGGCAGACTGCCATCGCCATGA